Proteins encoded by one window of Octopus bimaculoides isolate UCB-OBI-ISO-001 chromosome 4, ASM119413v2, whole genome shotgun sequence:
- the LOC106877045 gene encoding uncharacterized protein LOC106877045, protein MKLSHKYSQALCFGIAAKHFGRKHHNLAGVLFLFFILWLLLQVNVTSIVDFAKKSAQYSGQNKGFGYDSNGNAILSLLKQNISACDGSFVGYGNEFAFFKNIVLNPSKNAEFVQETTDKQWTAPKKIVFSDGYFSVKCKKKPSYEFRGNNHLNKWFSVTQFQPDIIKTVKIEPRLTIAIERYEYANLFHSMTDFYNAFLMMKIFNSTPAETNILLLDNHPKGLLISIWYQLFNNVIFAKDIKEPTTYNNLIWSIMGYNSPLYPCGKTPILSQIAFSILNDWTPLWMYTNSLVSYLSNFKKFFLGQYHIRDYKNLNCQNLSVLFIWRRDYISHIHNPSGLITRKIKNENELSVTIQNLLKGHLVRGVQLDKLPVKEQLTLISTTDILIGMHGAALSFSLFLPDHAALLELYPRYWPTTNLHFRSMAHWRNLTYLSWQNVDYLYEKKYFYTYIPPVILSKMVKEAQNKLCPHL, encoded by the coding sequence ATGAAATTGTCCCACAAATATTCTCAGGCGTTATGTTTCGGCATTGCTGCAAAACACTTCGGACGCAAACATCATAACCTTGCAGgtgttctatttcttttcttcatactATGGCTTCTATTACAGGTAAATGTGACATCAATAGTAGATTTTGCAAAGAAATCTGCTCAATATTCTGGACAGAACAAAGGTTTTGGTTATGACAGCAATGGAAATGCTATCTTGTCTctactaaaacaaaatatatctgcATGTGATGGCTCTTTTGTTGGCTATGGAAATGAGTTtgcatttttcaaaaatattgttttgaacCCGTCTAAAAATGCTGAATTTGTTCAGGAAACTACTGACAAACAGTGGACAGCACCGAAAAAAATAGTTTTTTCTGATGGCTATTTCtctgtaaaatgtaaaaaaaagccATCATATGAGTTTAGAGGAAATAACCATCTTAACAAATGGTTTTCTGTTACTCAATTTCAGCCGGACATTATCAAAACTGTAAAGATAGAACCACGTCTTACAATAGCTATTGAACGTTATGAATATGCAAATCTTTTTCATTCCATGACTGATTTTTACAATGCCTTTTTAATGATGAAGATTTTCAATAGTACACCtgctgaaacaaatattttacttctCGATAACCATCCTAAAGGTCTACTAATTAGCATATGGTACCAGTTGTTTAACAATGTTATCTTCGCTAAAGACATCAAGGAGCCTACTACATATAACAATCTAATCTGGAGTATTATGGGCTACAACAGTCCTCTTTATCCTTGTGGAAAAACACCAATATTATCTCAAATCGCCTTTAGTATACTGAATGACTGGACACCCTTATGGATGTACACAAATTCATTAGTCTCATATTtgtctaattttaaaaaattctttcttgGACAGTACCATATTCGAGACTATAAGAATCTGAACTGTCAAAacctttcagttttatttatatgGCGCCGGGActatatttcacatatacataatccTTCAGGGCTCATTActcgaaaaataaaaaatgaaaatgaactaTCAGTAACGATTCAGAATCTTCTCAAAGGACATCTTGTAAGAGGGGTACAGCTTGATAAACTCCCTGTTAAGGAGCAACTTACTTTAATTTCCACAACTGATATTTTGATTGGCATGCATGGTGCTGCTTTATCTTTTAGCCTCTTTTTGCCAGACCATGCTGCTCTTTTGGAACTCTATCCCCGCTACTGGCCAACAACCAATCTTCATTTCCGCAGCATGGCACATTGGCGGAACCTTACATATCTTAGTTGGCAAAATGTTGATTAcctgtatgaaaaaaaatatttttacacttaTATTCCACCTGTTATTCTTAGCAAAATGGTCAAAGAGGCCCAAAATAAACTGTGCCCTCATTTATAA